In the Clostridium beijerinckii genome, one interval contains:
- a CDS encoding fructose bisphosphate aldolase, which translates to MNENQMNRIHTGKGFIAALDQSGGSTPKALLEYGIKENSYSNEEEMFDQVHEMRKRIIKSPAFTSEYILGAILFEDTMYRTIDNQYTPDYLWKEKNIVPFLKVDKGLTEIENGVQLMKPISNLDDLLKQAVEKNIFGTKMRSVIKEANAKGIKMVVDQQFEIGKQIVEAGLVPIIEPEVDIHSTDKEESEKLLKLEILEQLSKLDKETKVMLKLSIPTQDNFYIDLIDEPHVVRVVALSGGYSQAEANERLGRNNGLIASFSRALSQGLTAQQTEEEFNATILKSIKEIYEASVK; encoded by the coding sequence ATGAATGAAAATCAAATGAACCGAATACATACAGGTAAAGGATTTATTGCAGCTTTAGATCAAAGTGGTGGCAGTACTCCAAAAGCGTTACTTGAGTATGGGATTAAAGAAAATAGTTATTCTAATGAGGAGGAAATGTTTGATCAAGTACATGAAATGAGGAAGCGCATAATAAAGAGTCCAGCATTTACTTCAGAATATATTTTGGGTGCTATACTATTTGAAGACACAATGTATCGTACTATTGACAATCAATATACACCTGATTATCTTTGGAAGGAAAAAAATATTGTACCTTTCTTAAAGGTTGATAAAGGCTTAACTGAAATTGAAAATGGTGTTCAGCTTATGAAACCAATAAGTAATTTAGATGATCTTTTAAAGCAGGCAGTAGAAAAAAACATTTTTGGAACAAAAATGCGCTCAGTTATTAAGGAAGCAAATGCTAAAGGAATTAAAATGGTAGTTGATCAGCAATTTGAAATTGGTAAACAGATTGTAGAAGCAGGTCTTGTTCCTATTATTGAACCAGAAGTTGACATCCATAGCACCGATAAGGAAGAATCTGAAAAACTTTTAAAACTTGAAATTTTAGAGCAATTATCAAAACTTGATAAAGAAACAAAAGTGATGCTTAAACTTTCAATACCAACTCAAGATAATTTCTACATTGATTTAATAGATGAGCCACATGTTGTCAGAGTAGTAGCTCTGTCAGGTGGTTATAGTCAAGCAGAAGCAAACGAAAGACTCGGACGCAATAATGGATTAATTGCCAGTTTTTCAAGAGCTTTATCTCAAGGGCTCACTGCTCAGCAAACTGAAGAAGAATTTAATGCAACAATATTAAAATCAATTAAAGAAATCTATGAAGCATCAGTGAAATAA
- a CDS encoding DUF5105 domain-containing protein, producing the protein MKKIKRISTILLAVMMVTIMLVGCGTKATPEESAKIFLDLLLKDDKTNMDKIGMKEEDYTEFRSSFDDGMMMAFGNSGLDESILTDDIKNSFKKDIITGLTKVEYEVVSASTEKDTAKVQVKIKGFDMKKITENGQSEIMKKVTENPSMTEQQIYTEAFKLIGGSMASGILKEEPQTVTITLTKKGGAWLPGEDDVVTLMKAIAQ; encoded by the coding sequence ATGAAAAAAATCAAAAGAATTTCTACCATATTGTTAGCTGTTATGATGGTAACAATAATGCTAGTAGGTTGCGGAACAAAAGCAACTCCAGAAGAAAGTGCTAAAATATTTTTAGATCTACTTTTAAAAGATGATAAAACTAATATGGACAAGATAGGGATGAAGGAAGAAGATTATACTGAATTTAGAAGTAGCTTTGATGATGGCATGATGATGGCCTTTGGAAATTCAGGTTTAGATGAAAGCATTCTAACAGATGATATAAAAAATTCTTTTAAGAAAGATATTATTACAGGATTAACTAAAGTGGAATATGAAGTGGTTTCTGCGTCAACAGAAAAGGACACAGCAAAAGTTCAAGTTAAAATAAAAGGGTTTGATATGAAGAAAATCACTGAAAATGGCCAGAGTGAAATAATGAAAAAAGTTACTGAAAATCCTTCAATGACTGAACAACAAATATATACAGAAGCTTTTAAGCTTATAGGGGGCAGTATGGCGTCTGGTATATTAAAAGAAGAACCACAGACAGTAACAATAACATTAACTAAAAAAGGCGGTGCTTGGTTACCGGGTGAAGATGATGTTGTAACATTAATGAAGGCAATTGCCCAATAA
- a CDS encoding Spo0E family sporulation regulatory protein-aspartic acid phosphatase — MEYLKEKEMMISRMRQALCKIMGDEGNSLDREVISVCRRLNFALNEYNELLRRTIK; from the coding sequence TTGGAATATTTAAAAGAAAAAGAGATGATGATTAGTAGAATGAGACAAGCCTTATGCAAAATTATGGGCGATGAAGGAAATTCATTAGATAGGGAGGTGATTAGTGTGTGTAGAAGATTAAACTTTGCACTGAATGAGTACAATGAATTGCTAAGGAGAACAATTAAATAA
- a CDS encoding methyl-accepting chemotaxis protein, whose amino-acid sequence MTWLNNLKVGRKLAMLIICSLVGLFAVGITGYYFLQTSSKSMEVMYSERLLSSEWLSESRVHARAISADIFRIMVTTDKNENSNLTKDINTRAEEFNNYMALYKKMKLDDFEADKISKIDSNLAKYREGRKVALDLAIENKNQEAYEYYEKNVESYADTFLADLVELGEHNRQIAEKINAQDKANLKIATATFISIVIIASILAILLGILITKRITKRLNDFVVYMGSLSQGDFSVKIKEESLNDKSEFGVVSNAIDKMTKNIIELIKQLGNTSEQLVLSSEELTASAEQSADASNLVASAVTTMAHGADEQFSFANSTNKVVENISNKINVVSENTKSVSSLTDKAKISANAGEEAVVKAMNQMEIIEKKTSETSHIISELEEKSVKIGQILDTIQGISEQTNLLALNAAIESARAGEAGKGFSVVAEEIRKLAEQSQEATKEIAGIINDVQNKTNSAVAVMNENSKEVKTGADVVDVAGISFKEILQMIIEISSQIHEISYSITEVTVGTKESVDSVNNIKNISSNIADETQTISAAAEEQLASVEEIASSSKLLSQMSEELRWIIAKFKI is encoded by the coding sequence ATGACGTGGCTTAATAATTTAAAGGTAGGTAGAAAATTAGCGATGCTTATAATTTGCTCTTTAGTAGGATTATTTGCAGTTGGAATAACCGGTTACTATTTTTTACAAACGTCTAGTAAAAGTATGGAGGTCATGTATAGTGAAAGACTGCTATCTAGTGAATGGCTTAGTGAGTCTAGAGTGCATGCAAGGGCTATATCAGCTGACATTTTTAGAATTATGGTAACTACTGATAAAAATGAAAATAGTAATTTAACAAAAGATATAAATACTCGTGCTGAAGAATTTAACAACTATATGGCTCTTTATAAAAAAATGAAATTAGATGATTTTGAGGCTGATAAGATCAGTAAGATTGATAGTAATTTAGCTAAATATAGGGAAGGAAGAAAAGTCGCACTAGATTTAGCCATTGAAAACAAAAATCAAGAAGCGTACGAATACTATGAGAAAAACGTTGAATCATATGCTGATACTTTCTTAGCTGATTTAGTTGAACTTGGAGAACATAATAGACAAATTGCTGAAAAAATAAACGCTCAGGATAAAGCAAATTTAAAAATTGCAACAGCAACATTTATAAGTATTGTTATTATAGCTTCAATATTAGCAATTTTATTAGGAATACTAATAACAAAACGTATCACAAAGAGATTAAATGACTTTGTAGTATACATGGGTTCTTTATCACAAGGTGATTTTTCTGTAAAGATAAAAGAAGAAAGTCTTAATGATAAGAGTGAATTTGGTGTTGTAAGTAATGCGATAGATAAGATGACCAAAAACATTATTGAACTAATAAAACAATTAGGAAATACATCTGAGCAGTTAGTATTATCATCTGAAGAGCTTACAGCAAGTGCTGAGCAATCAGCAGATGCATCAAATCTAGTTGCATCCGCAGTAACAACAATGGCACATGGAGCAGATGAGCAATTTTCTTTTGCTAATAGTACAAACAAAGTGGTTGAAAACATATCTAATAAGATAAATGTAGTATCTGAAAATACAAAATCTGTTTCATCGTTAACAGATAAGGCAAAAATATCAGCAAATGCTGGCGAAGAGGCTGTAGTGAAGGCAATGAACCAAATGGAAATAATAGAGAAAAAGACTAGTGAAACATCGCATATTATAAGCGAGCTTGAAGAGAAATCAGTGAAAATTGGACAAATACTTGATACAATCCAAGGTATATCAGAGCAAACAAATCTTCTAGCATTAAATGCGGCAATAGAATCTGCAAGGGCTGGGGAAGCCGGGAAAGGTTTTAGTGTAGTAGCGGAAGAAATTAGAAAGTTAGCAGAACAATCACAAGAGGCAACTAAAGAAATAGCTGGAATTATTAATGATGTACAAAACAAAACCAATAGTGCAGTTGCTGTTATGAATGAAAACTCAAAAGAAGTTAAAACAGGAGCAGATGTCGTTGATGTTGCAGGAATAAGTTTTAAGGAAATCCTTCAAATGATAATAGAAATATCTAGTCAGATTCATGAAATATCATATTCTATCACTGAAGTAACTGTAGGAACTAAAGAATCTGTTGATTCAGTAAATAATATTAAAAACATAAGTAGTAATATAGCTGATGAGACTCAAACAATATCGGCAGCGGCTGAGGAACAATTAGCATCTGTTGAGGAGATAGCTTCATCTAGTAAACTTCTATCTCAAATGTCTGAAGAGTTAAGATGGATTATAGCTAAGTTTAAAATATAG
- a CDS encoding CD3324 family protein yields MKYEKAQNILPYNIIELIQKYTDGGYIYIPRKNENKKSWGENTETKRYLSARDKEIFDKYSSGMSVKILAEQYFLTEGSIRRIIRKQKNST; encoded by the coding sequence ATGAAATATGAAAAAGCACAAAATATATTGCCATATAATATAATTGAACTAATTCAAAAATATACAGATGGTGGATATATCTATATACCAAGAAAAAATGAAAACAAAAAATCATGGGGAGAAAATACTGAGACTAAAAGATATCTTAGTGCAAGAGATAAAGAAATTTTTGATAAGTATTCATCTGGAATGTCCGTTAAAATTTTAGCTGAACAGTATTTTTTAACTGAAGGTAGTATTAGAAGAATAATAAGGAAACAAAAAAATTCTACTTAA